Proteins from a genomic interval of Chanos chanos chromosome 3, fChaCha1.1, whole genome shotgun sequence:
- the sh3bp2 gene encoding SH3 domain-binding protein 2, translated as MAAVQISWPVPMRAIGAQNLLTMPGGVSASGYLHKKGGSQFSLMKWPLRYIIIHKGCVYYFKTSTSPSPQGAFSLNGYNRVMRAAEETTSSNVFPFKIVHFSKRHRTWYFSAASEEERRKWMRHLRKEIDYYNDKRDFQDPSESDSDAESFYGQIESPLDIIHAPDNPEAEYMLQDEDSDEEDYLKPDGSPTSSGRSIAPPPSYPPPPVPVHPKPDHKGPPPPVPPPPSKSAPSPVTKKGPPPIPSQCSPKEVINRGPPPPLPSAPHLQKPKLSVGSMPPPPPLSSLKKQVTGKMSVSTLPVCERKPSPLIGMKGPATLPICSELESKMVLSREDKVSTTSHSHGTSSNEDKQSLMPMRHKPSVVPKPPVPMVKPKPLRPSLQRSSPDGQSFRSSVEENPLKKKNTPKNDAEDSDEDYENVQLPDSVFVETTETSNVEKLFKEAFSSPQDGLYCIRNSGTKTSKVLVVWDVSLNKARNYRLFEEDSRVFLEADLTFPSLAALVEHYYCHPLPNHGSLCLQKPYGYTIPR; from the exons ATGGCTGCTGTTCAGATCTCCTGGCCCGTTCCCATGAGGGCTATTGGAGCCCAGAACCTCCTCACCATGCCAGGTGGGGTATCTGCCTCTGGGTATCTACACAAGAAAGGAGGGAGTCAGTTCAGTCTCATGAAAT GGCCCCTTCGATACATCATCATCCATAAAGGCTGTGTCTACTACTTCAAGACCAGTACCTCTCCGTCACCTCAAGGGGCATTCTCTCTCAATGGCTACAACAG AGTCATGAGGGCGGCAGAAGAGACGACTTCCAGTAATGTCTTTCCTTTCAAGATTGTCCACTTTAGCAAGAGGCACCGCACTTGGTACTTCTCAGCTGCcagtgaagaagaaagaagg AAATGGATGCGTCATTTGAGAAAAGAAATTGACTATTATAATGATAAGAGAGACTTTCAAGATCCAAG TGAGTCAGACTCTGATGCAGAGAGCTTCTATGGCCAAATTGAAAGCCCGCTAGACATCATACATGCCCCCGACAACCCGGAAGCAG AATACATGCTCCAAGATGAAGACAGTGATGAAGAAGATTACCTTAAACCTGATGGATCACCTACATCTTCAG GAAGGTCAATTGCACCTCCTCCTTCTTACCCTCCACCTCCGGTCCCTGTTCATCCGAAACCGGACCATAAAGGTCCTCCACCACCAGTGCCCCCTCCACCCAGCAAAAGTGCCCCATCCCCGGTGACCAAGAAAGGCCCTCCACCCATTCCCAGTCAGTGTTCACCAAAAGAAGTCATAAATAGGGGCCCCCCTCCACCATTACCCAGTGCTCCCCATCTACAAAAACCAAAGCTGTCTGTGGGCTCTATGCCCCCACCACCTCCATTGTCTAGCCTGAAAAAACAAGTGACTGGAAAGATGTCTGTATCTACCTTGCCCGTGTGTGAAAGGAAGCCTAGTCCCCTAATAGGAATGAAGGGGCCAGCCACACTGCCCATCTGCAGTGAGCTAGAGAGTAAAATGGTTCTGAGTCGTGAGGATAAAGTCAGTACAACCAGTCATAGCCATGGGACCTCAAGCAATGAAGACAAGCAGTCTCTAATGCCAATGAGACATAAGCCGAGTGTGGTGCCCAAGCCTCCAGTACCAATGGTCAAGCCCAAACCTCTTCGTCCATCTCTCCA AAGATCATCACCAGATGGACAAAGTTTCCGCTCATCTGTGGAGGAGAAcccactgaaaaagaaaaatacgcCAAAGAATGATGCTGAAGACTCAGATGAAGACTATGAAAAT gTGCAATTACCAGATTCTGTCTTTGtggaaacaacagaaacaagtaATGTTGAAAA ATTATTCAAAGAAGCATTTAGTTCACCACAGGATGGACTGTACTGCATCAGAAACTCAGGAACAAAGACATCAAAG GTGCTGGTTGTTTGGGATGTGAGTTTAAACAAGGCCAGAAATTACAGACTCTTTGAGGAG GACTCCAGAGTGTTCCTAGAGGCAGATTTGACATTTCCCTCTCTGGCAGCTCTGGTAGAGCACTACTACTGCCATCCACTACCCAACCACGGCTCTCTTTGTCTGCAGAAGCCCTACGGCTACACGATTCCCAGGTGA